The following are encoded in a window of Streptomyces sp. 11x1 genomic DNA:
- the ppdK gene encoding pyruvate, phosphate dikinase encodes MVRYVYDFHQGGRDMADLLGGKGANLAEMTRLGLPVPPGFIITTEACRTFLATGAEPEGLSREVSGHLAALEESAGRCVGQPDDPLLLSVRSGARFSMPGMMETVLDIGLNDDSVLGLAKMSGNERFAWDSYRRLVQMFGSTVMGVDSALFENAITLLKDFRGAEDDVHLGAGDLAQLVETYKNLIHDETGEDFPQSPAEQLRRAILAVFQSWNGDRARLYRRREHIPDDLGTAVTVQRMVYGNLGPDSGSGVAFTRDPATGRPGLYGDYLPNAQGEDVVAGIRNTVPLAELERLDTRSYRQLLTHMGILENHYLDLCDIEFTIERGTLWMLQTRVGKRTAEAAFTIAAELVDEQLISPDEGLARVSGEELARLMFPRFDASATGEALAHGLPASPGAAVGSAVFDSATAVRRAAAGEKVILVRHETTPDDLPGMVAAQAVLTSRGGKTSHAAVVARGMGKVCVCGAEELTVDVEQRHFTTRDGTVVEEGTVISVDGSAGAVYPGAAPLVDSEVMRYLETGERSEGVVTAVARALEQADGARRLEVRANADTPEDAARARRFGAQGIGLCRTEHMFLGERRKLVEEMILARDDLTRERALAALLPLQRQDFIGILEAMDGLPVTIRLLDPPLHEFLPDRTELAVRIATAEARGDLPDPHDAELLDAVSRMHEENPMLGLRGVRLGLVVPGLVAMQVRAIAEAVVERTRAGGSPKAEIMVPLVGAVEELRIERDEVRQVLAEVSAETGVSVTCPVGTMIELPRAALTADRIAEQAEFFSFGTNDLTQTTWGFSRDDVEAAFFSAYLDKGIFNTSPFETLDREGVGRLVRIAVAEGRATRPDLKIGVCGEHGGDPDSVHFFHGEGLDYVSCSPFRVPVARLEAGRAALSGARGSDSR; translated from the coding sequence ATGGTCCGTTACGTGTACGACTTCCACCAGGGCGGCCGTGACATGGCCGACCTGCTCGGCGGCAAGGGAGCGAACCTGGCCGAGATGACCCGGCTCGGCCTGCCCGTGCCGCCCGGTTTCATCATCACCACCGAGGCCTGCCGGACCTTCCTGGCCACTGGTGCCGAGCCCGAGGGGCTGTCCCGGGAGGTCTCCGGTCACCTGGCCGCGCTGGAGGAGTCCGCCGGGCGCTGTGTGGGGCAGCCCGACGATCCGCTGCTGCTGTCCGTGCGCTCCGGGGCACGGTTCTCCATGCCCGGGATGATGGAGACGGTCCTGGACATCGGCCTGAACGACGACTCCGTGCTGGGGCTGGCCAAGATGTCCGGCAACGAGCGGTTCGCCTGGGACTCCTACCGCCGCCTGGTCCAGATGTTCGGCAGTACGGTCATGGGTGTCGACTCCGCGCTGTTCGAGAACGCCATCACGCTGCTGAAGGACTTCCGGGGCGCCGAGGACGATGTGCACCTGGGCGCCGGCGATCTCGCCCAGCTGGTGGAGACGTACAAGAACCTGATCCACGACGAGACCGGCGAGGACTTCCCACAGTCTCCCGCCGAGCAGCTGCGCCGGGCCATCCTCGCGGTCTTCCAGTCCTGGAACGGCGACCGCGCCCGCCTGTACCGCAGGCGCGAGCACATCCCGGACGACCTGGGCACCGCCGTCACCGTCCAGCGCATGGTGTACGGCAACCTCGGCCCCGACTCCGGCAGCGGCGTCGCCTTCACCCGCGACCCGGCCACCGGCCGCCCCGGCCTGTACGGCGACTACCTGCCCAACGCCCAGGGCGAGGACGTCGTCGCCGGCATCCGCAACACCGTGCCCCTGGCCGAACTGGAGCGCCTCGACACACGGTCGTACCGGCAGCTGCTCACCCACATGGGCATCCTGGAGAACCACTACCTGGACCTGTGCGACATCGAGTTCACCATCGAGCGCGGCACCCTGTGGATGCTGCAGACCCGAGTGGGAAAGCGCACCGCCGAAGCCGCGTTCACCATCGCGGCGGAGCTGGTCGACGAGCAGCTCATCAGCCCGGACGAGGGGCTGGCACGGGTGAGTGGGGAGGAACTGGCCCGGCTGATGTTCCCCCGCTTCGATGCCTCGGCCACGGGTGAGGCGCTCGCCCACGGCCTGCCCGCCTCGCCGGGCGCCGCGGTCGGCTCCGCCGTCTTCGACTCCGCCACAGCCGTACGGCGCGCCGCGGCCGGCGAGAAGGTGATCCTCGTACGCCATGAGACCACCCCCGACGACCTGCCGGGCATGGTCGCCGCCCAGGCTGTGCTGACCAGCCGGGGCGGCAAGACCAGCCACGCGGCTGTGGTCGCCCGTGGCATGGGCAAGGTCTGCGTGTGCGGCGCCGAGGAACTCACCGTCGACGTGGAGCAGCGGCACTTCACCACCCGCGATGGCACTGTCGTGGAAGAGGGAACGGTCATCTCGGTGGACGGCTCCGCCGGGGCCGTGTACCCGGGCGCGGCCCCGCTGGTCGACTCCGAAGTCATGCGGTACCTGGAGACCGGTGAGCGGTCGGAGGGCGTGGTGACCGCGGTCGCCCGTGCCCTGGAACAGGCCGACGGGGCACGGCGGTTGGAGGTGCGGGCCAACGCGGACACCCCCGAGGACGCCGCGCGCGCCCGGCGGTTCGGCGCGCAGGGCATCGGTCTGTGCCGTACCGAGCACATGTTCCTCGGCGAGCGTCGCAAGCTGGTCGAGGAGATGATCCTCGCCCGCGACGACCTCACGCGCGAGCGTGCGCTCGCCGCCCTGCTCCCCCTGCAACGGCAGGACTTCATCGGCATCCTGGAGGCGATGGACGGTCTGCCGGTCACCATCCGCCTCCTCGACCCGCCCCTGCACGAGTTCCTGCCCGACCGCACCGAACTCGCCGTGCGCATCGCCACCGCCGAGGCCCGTGGCGATCTTCCGGACCCGCACGATGCCGAGTTGCTCGACGCGGTGAGCCGCATGCACGAGGAGAACCCGATGCTCGGCCTGCGCGGTGTCCGCCTCGGCCTGGTGGTGCCGGGTCTGGTCGCCATGCAGGTGCGGGCCATCGCCGAAGCCGTGGTCGAACGCACGAGGGCCGGGGGCTCCCCCAAGGCCGAGATCATGGTGCCGCTCGTCGGTGCCGTCGAGGAACTGCGGATCGAGCGCGACGAGGTGAGACAGGTACTGGCCGAGGTCTCTGCGGAGACCGGTGTTTCCGTCACATGCCCGGTCGGCACCATGATCGAGCTGCCCCGCGCCGCGCTCACGGCGGACCGGATCGCCGAGCAGGCGGAGTTCTTCTCCTTCGGCACGAACGATCTCACCCAGACCACCTGGGGCTTCTCCCGCGACGACGTCGAGGCCGCGTTCTTCTCCGCCTACCTGGACAAAGGCATCTTCAACACCTCACCGTTCGAGACCCTCGACCGGGAAGGCGTGGGCCGACTGGTCCGGATCGCCGTCGCCGAGGGCCGCGCGACGCGGCCGGACCTGAAGATCGGCGTCTGCGGCGAACACGGCGGCGACCCCGACTCGGTCCACTTCTTCCACGGCGAGGGACTCGACTACGTCTCCTGCTCCCCGTTCCGCGTCCCGGTGGCCCGCCTGGAGGCCGGACGAGCCGCGCTGTCGGGGGCCCGGGGCAGCGACAGCCGGTGA
- a CDS encoding GAF domain-containing sensor histidine kinase, whose translation MGSSEEPREARVRLPQLRLDELLEELQARLDAARGTRDRVHSLLEAVLSVGRELDLEQALRSIVEAAAVLVDAEYAALGVIGPDGKRLSDFLTVGVSDAQVVQIGNYPEGHGILGELIRHPEPLRLTKLSGHPASYGFPPRHPPMNTFLGVPIRVRDQVFGNLYLTEKRGGAQFDEDDESVLSTLAVAAGVAIDNARLYEESRLRERWLQASAEITHSLMSGSERGEVLALIAERAREITGAALAVVALPMPDTDSLTVELAIGQEAEAHRGLVLPVKGSLIGQAFSDATPVCSPDILQDERVSTDFQRFTGLGPAVAVPIGSGDGLRGVVLLVREAGRKVFADQETEPLQGFAAQAAVAMELAERRRDAEQIAMLEDRDRIARDLHDLAIQRLFATGMTLQSAGRFIEHAEASERVVRAVEDLDETIKIIRSTIFGLRAHDEAAGPGLRARAVRVVGETAPVMGFAPSLRMEGLLDTHVPKEIADHVVAVLSESLTNIARHARANRAEVVLETDGREVRLEVSDDGVGIPAEGRRSGLSNMAERAQQLGGDLEWASPATGGTLLRWRVPVTDR comes from the coding sequence GTGGGAAGTTCCGAGGAGCCTCGGGAGGCCCGCGTACGGCTGCCCCAGCTGAGGCTGGACGAGTTGCTGGAGGAGCTGCAGGCTCGCCTGGACGCGGCCCGCGGCACCCGAGACCGCGTGCACAGTCTGCTGGAGGCGGTGCTCTCGGTCGGCCGGGAGCTGGACCTGGAACAGGCGCTGCGGAGCATCGTGGAGGCCGCGGCCGTGCTGGTGGACGCCGAGTACGCCGCCCTGGGTGTGATCGGTCCGGACGGCAAGCGGCTGTCGGACTTCCTCACGGTCGGCGTCAGCGACGCGCAGGTCGTACAGATCGGCAACTACCCGGAGGGCCACGGCATCCTCGGTGAACTCATCCGCCACCCGGAGCCGCTGCGGCTGACGAAGCTCTCCGGGCATCCCGCTTCGTACGGCTTCCCGCCCCGCCATCCGCCGATGAACACCTTCCTGGGCGTTCCGATCCGGGTGCGCGACCAGGTCTTCGGCAACCTCTACCTGACCGAGAAGCGGGGCGGGGCGCAGTTCGACGAGGACGACGAGTCGGTGCTCTCCACCTTGGCCGTGGCGGCCGGTGTGGCCATCGACAACGCCCGGCTGTACGAGGAGTCCAGGCTGCGCGAGCGGTGGCTGCAGGCCAGCGCGGAGATCACACACAGCCTGATGTCCGGAAGCGAGCGCGGCGAGGTCCTCGCGCTCATCGCCGAACGGGCCCGGGAGATCACCGGCGCGGCCCTGGCCGTGGTCGCGTTGCCGATGCCGGACACGGACTCGCTCACGGTGGAGTTGGCCATCGGCCAGGAGGCGGAGGCACACCGCGGACTGGTGCTGCCCGTGAAGGGCAGTCTGATCGGCCAGGCCTTCTCGGACGCCACTCCCGTCTGCAGCCCTGACATCCTCCAGGACGAGCGCGTTTCGACGGACTTCCAGCGTTTCACCGGCCTCGGTCCGGCCGTGGCCGTCCCCATCGGCTCGGGCGACGGGCTGCGAGGCGTCGTGCTGCTGGTCCGTGAGGCCGGCCGGAAGGTGTTCGCGGACCAGGAAACCGAACCACTGCAAGGTTTCGCGGCACAGGCCGCGGTGGCGATGGAACTGGCCGAACGCCGCAGGGACGCAGAGCAGATCGCGATGCTCGAGGACCGCGACCGGATCGCCCGGGACCTGCACGACCTGGCGATCCAGAGACTGTTCGCCACCGGCATGACACTGCAGAGCGCAGGCCGCTTCATCGAGCACGCGGAGGCCTCGGAGCGCGTGGTGCGGGCGGTGGAGGACCTGGACGAGACCATCAAGATCATCAGGTCCACGATCTTCGGTCTGAGGGCGCATGACGAAGCAGCCGGGCCCGGCCTGAGGGCACGGGCGGTGCGCGTGGTCGGCGAGACCGCGCCGGTGATGGGATTCGCGCCAAGCCTGCGGATGGAGGGCCTGCTGGACACCCATGTGCCCAAGGAGATCGCCGACCACGTCGTGGCCGTCCTGTCCGAGTCCCTGACCAACATCGCCCGGCACGCGCGGGCCAACCGCGCCGAGGTGGTGCTGGAGACCGACGGGCGCGAAGTGCGGTTGGAGGTCTCCGACGACGGCGTGGGTATCCCGGCCGAGGGCCGGCGCAGCGGCCTGAGCAACATGGCGGAACGTGCGCAGCAGTTGGGTGGGGACCTGGAGTGGGCCAGCCCGGCCACCGGCGGCACCCTCCTGCGCTGGCGGGTACCGGTGACGGACCGGTAG
- the cydD gene encoding thiol reductant ABC exporter subunit CydD: MKPVDPRLLRHARATRLFLAASVVLGTIGAALLVLQAVAVADVVVGAFQEGRDLASLRDPLLLLAGVSAGRAAVAWLTETAAHRASAAVKSQLRERLLAHATALGPDYVAAQRSGELATLATRGVDALDDYFGRYVPQLALSVVVPVVVLARIVTADWLSAAIIAATLPLIPLFMVLIGLATQHRMDRQWRSLSRLSHHFLDVVAGLPTLKIFGRARAQATAIRRITDEYRRATLRTLRIAFVSSFALELLSTLSVALVAVSIGLRLVEGGLDLHTGLLVLVLAPEAYAPIRAVGVHYHASVEGLTAAGKIFDVLETPLPRRGTADVPDLSTAPITITGLTVTRPGRSAPAVDDLSLTIRPGETLALTGPSGAGKTTVLSVLLGFTSATAGTVTIGDRNLADIDPGQWHRHIAWVPQHPHLVAGTVADNVRLARPEATDAEVRRALADAHALDLPTDLPLGEGGAGLSAGQRQRLALARAFVSDRPLVLLDEPTAHLDAENEGAVADAVRRLSATHTVVLTAHRPALVALADRRVHLSAPVADDHAQPSPSRPMAEPAGPANRTQGIVDGRRGVGWPKVRTAGGPLRRLTRMALTGRTRGRLALAALLGALALACAVALMGTSGWLISRAAQQPPVLHLMVAVTCVRAFGIGRSVLRYAERLVAHDAVLRGLGTLRTAVYARLEQLAPAGLRLYRKGDLLSRFVSDIDSVQDHVLRFRLPATAAALVGTAASVLLGVLLPAAGMVLATGLLLAGVGVPLLTAAVSHRTERRQAPARGVLATAVLDALSGTGELTVAGALPGRLAAVRAADGHLTRLAARSSTTAGLGSGLVTLIAGLTTTACAAVGVRAVAAGQLDGVLLAVLVLTPLAAFEAVAGLPAAAQVRQRSRRAAERVLDVIDAPAPVREPEHPAAPPTSPLPLRLRGLTAVWPARREPALRGIDLDLAPGRRIAVVGPSGSGKTTLAQVLLRFLDPAAGHYTLVGTDVTTMSGDDVRQAVGLCAQDAHVFDSSLRENLRLARPDSTEQELWAALAAARLDAWVRALPAGLDTPVGEHGARLSGGQRQRLALARALLADFPVLVLDEPTEHLDLPTADALTTDLLAATRGRATVLITHRLTGLDQVDEILVLDHGRIVQRGTWEELTTVPGPLLRTVERERATALSPIAVSA; the protein is encoded by the coding sequence ATGAAGCCCGTGGACCCGCGGCTGCTGCGCCATGCACGCGCCACCCGGCTCTTCCTGGCAGCATCCGTGGTTCTGGGCACGATCGGTGCCGCGCTGCTCGTCCTGCAGGCCGTCGCCGTCGCCGACGTGGTGGTGGGGGCGTTCCAGGAGGGGCGGGACCTCGCGTCCCTGCGCGATCCGCTGCTCCTGCTGGCCGGTGTCTCGGCCGGCCGGGCAGCGGTCGCCTGGCTCACCGAGACCGCAGCCCATCGGGCCTCCGCGGCGGTGAAGTCGCAACTGCGCGAGCGGCTGCTGGCGCACGCGACCGCACTCGGCCCGGACTACGTGGCCGCCCAGCGCAGCGGCGAACTGGCCACGCTGGCAACGCGGGGGGTGGACGCGCTCGACGACTACTTCGGGCGCTACGTGCCGCAGTTGGCGCTGTCGGTAGTGGTCCCGGTCGTCGTCCTGGCCCGGATCGTGACCGCCGACTGGCTCTCGGCGGCGATCATCGCGGCGACACTGCCGCTGATCCCGTTGTTCATGGTGCTGATCGGGCTCGCCACCCAGCACCGGATGGACCGTCAGTGGCGGTCTCTGTCCCGGCTCTCGCACCACTTCCTCGACGTGGTGGCGGGCCTGCCCACGCTGAAGATCTTCGGCCGGGCCCGGGCGCAGGCGACGGCGATCCGGCGGATCACCGACGAGTACCGCCGGGCCACCCTGCGCACCCTGCGGATCGCCTTCGTCTCCTCCTTCGCCCTGGAACTGCTGTCCACGCTGTCCGTGGCCCTGGTCGCGGTGAGCATCGGTCTGCGGCTGGTCGAGGGCGGGCTCGATCTGCACACCGGGCTGCTGGTACTCGTCCTCGCCCCGGAGGCGTACGCGCCGATCCGGGCCGTGGGCGTCCACTACCACGCGAGCGTCGAGGGCCTCACGGCGGCCGGGAAGATCTTCGACGTCCTGGAGACCCCCCTCCCCCGGCGCGGCACCGCAGACGTCCCCGACCTCTCCACGGCCCCCATCACGATCACCGGTCTCACCGTGACCCGCCCGGGCCGCTCCGCCCCCGCCGTGGACGACCTGTCCCTGACCATCCGGCCCGGCGAGACACTCGCCCTCACCGGCCCCTCCGGAGCGGGCAAGACCACTGTCCTGTCCGTCCTGCTCGGCTTCACCTCCGCCACCGCCGGAACGGTGACCATCGGCGACCGGAACCTGGCCGACATCGACCCGGGGCAATGGCACCGCCACATCGCCTGGGTCCCGCAGCACCCGCACCTCGTCGCCGGGACCGTGGCCGACAACGTCCGCCTCGCCCGCCCGGAGGCCACCGACGCCGAGGTACGGCGCGCCCTCGCCGACGCCCACGCCCTGGACCTCCCCACCGACCTTCCCCTCGGCGAGGGTGGAGCCGGCCTCTCCGCCGGCCAGCGCCAACGCCTCGCCCTCGCACGCGCCTTCGTCAGCGACCGTCCCCTCGTTCTCCTCGACGAGCCCACGGCCCACCTCGACGCCGAGAACGAGGGCGCCGTCGCCGACGCCGTCCGTCGCCTGTCCGCCACCCACACGGTGGTCCTCACGGCCCACCGCCCCGCCCTGGTGGCCCTGGCCGACCGACGGGTGCACCTGAGCGCCCCGGTCGCCGACGACCACGCGCAGCCGTCGCCGAGTCGCCCGATGGCCGAGCCTGCCGGGCCCGCGAACCGTACGCAGGGGATCGTCGACGGGCGGCGCGGCGTCGGGTGGCCCAAGGTCCGCACCGCAGGCGGACCGCTGCGGCGCCTGACCCGGATGGCCCTCACCGGCCGCACCAGAGGGCGACTTGCCCTGGCCGCGCTCCTCGGAGCGCTCGCCCTCGCCTGCGCCGTCGCGCTGATGGGAACGTCCGGCTGGCTGATCTCACGGGCCGCGCAGCAACCCCCGGTGCTTCACCTCATGGTCGCCGTCACCTGCGTACGCGCCTTCGGCATCGGCCGCAGCGTGCTGCGGTACGCCGAGCGGCTGGTCGCCCACGACGCCGTACTGCGCGGCCTCGGCACCTTGCGGACCGCCGTGTACGCCCGCCTGGAACAACTCGCGCCCGCCGGTCTGCGCCTGTACCGGAAGGGCGATCTGCTCTCACGCTTCGTCTCCGACATCGACTCCGTTCAGGACCATGTGCTGCGTTTCCGCCTCCCTGCCACCGCCGCCGCCCTGGTGGGGACGGCGGCCTCGGTTCTGCTCGGCGTACTGCTGCCCGCCGCGGGGATGGTCCTCGCCACCGGCTTGCTGCTCGCCGGCGTCGGCGTGCCGCTGCTGACGGCGGCCGTCTCACACCGCACGGAACGTCGACAGGCACCAGCGCGGGGCGTACTGGCCACCGCCGTCCTGGACGCGCTGTCGGGTACCGGTGAACTGACCGTCGCCGGAGCGCTCCCGGGCCGGCTGGCCGCCGTGCGGGCGGCGGACGGACATCTGACCCGCCTCGCCGCGCGCTCGTCCACCACCGCGGGCCTCGGGTCGGGACTGGTCACGCTGATCGCCGGGCTCACGACCACCGCCTGTGCGGCCGTCGGCGTACGAGCGGTGGCCGCGGGTCAGCTGGACGGCGTACTGCTGGCCGTCCTGGTCCTCACGCCGCTCGCCGCCTTCGAGGCGGTCGCCGGGCTCCCGGCCGCCGCCCAGGTCCGGCAGCGCAGCCGCCGGGCGGCCGAGCGCGTCCTCGACGTCATCGACGCCCCCGCCCCGGTGCGCGAACCCGAGCACCCGGCCGCACCCCCCACGTCGCCGCTGCCCCTGCGGTTGCGCGGGCTGACCGCCGTCTGGCCGGCACGCCGCGAACCGGCCCTGCGCGGCATCGATCTGGACCTCGCCCCTGGACGCCGGATCGCGGTCGTCGGGCCGAGCGGCTCCGGCAAGACCACCCTGGCCCAGGTACTGCTGAGGTTCCTCGACCCGGCAGCGGGCCACTACACACTCGTCGGCACCGACGTGACCACCATGTCCGGGGACGACGTACGACAGGCTGTCGGCCTGTGCGCCCAGGACGCCCACGTCTTCGACAGTTCCCTGCGCGAGAACCTCCGGCTCGCCCGCCCCGACAGCACCGAGCAGGAGCTGTGGGCGGCCCTGGCGGCGGCACGCCTCGACGCCTGGGTGCGCGCGCTGCCCGCCGGGCTCGACACCCCCGTCGGCGAGCACGGCGCCCGCCTCTCCGGTGGCCAGCGCCAACGCCTCGCCCTGGCCCGCGCGTTGCTCGCCGACTTCCCCGTCCTCGTCCTCGACGAACCCACCGAACACCTGGACCTGCCCACCGCCGACGCCCTCACAACCGACCTGCTCGCCGCCACACGCGGACGCGCCACCGTGCTGATCACCCATCGGCTCACCGGCCTGGACCAGGTCGACGAGATCCTGGTCCTCGACCACGGCCGCATCGTCCAGCGCGGCACCTGGGAGGAACTGACGACAGTACCCGGACCGCTGCTGCGCACGGTGGAGCGCGAGCGCGCGACCGCCCTCTCCCCGATCGCCGTGTCCGCCTGA
- the cydB gene encoding cytochrome d ubiquinol oxidase subunit II — MQLHDVWFALIAVLWIGYFFLEGFDFGVGVLSGLLARDESERRVLINTVGPVWDGNEVWLLTAGGATFAAFPVWYATLFSGFYLPLLAILVCLIVRVVAFEYRGKRDDARWKRTWEHALFWTSLLPAFLWGVAFANIVRGVKIDSEGEYVGTVLDLLNPYALLGGLVTLALFTFHGAVFVSLKTRGGIRERARVAARWAGSATAGLALVFLVWTQSEGGNVRSLAALAVAVVALLGALAANQRAREGWAFTLSGVTVAAAVAMLFLTLYPDVMPSSLDTAWNLTVSNASSSAYTLKVMTWVAAIMTPLVLLYQGWTYWVFRKRIGVEHIPA; from the coding sequence ATGCAGCTTCACGACGTCTGGTTCGCCCTCATCGCCGTCCTGTGGATCGGCTACTTCTTCCTCGAAGGCTTCGACTTCGGAGTCGGCGTCCTCAGCGGACTGCTCGCCCGCGACGAGTCCGAGCGCCGCGTCCTCATCAACACCGTCGGCCCGGTCTGGGACGGCAACGAGGTGTGGCTGCTCACCGCCGGCGGCGCCACCTTCGCCGCCTTCCCCGTCTGGTACGCGACCCTGTTCAGCGGCTTCTACCTCCCGCTGCTGGCCATCCTGGTCTGCCTCATCGTGCGGGTCGTCGCCTTCGAGTACCGCGGCAAGCGTGACGACGCCCGCTGGAAGCGCACCTGGGAACACGCGCTGTTCTGGACCTCACTGCTGCCCGCGTTCCTGTGGGGTGTGGCCTTCGCGAACATCGTCCGGGGCGTCAAGATCGATTCCGAGGGCGAGTACGTCGGCACGGTCCTGGACCTGCTGAACCCTTACGCGCTCCTGGGCGGCCTGGTCACGCTGGCCCTGTTCACCTTCCACGGCGCGGTGTTCGTGTCCCTCAAGACTCGGGGCGGCATTCGTGAGCGGGCCCGGGTGGCGGCCCGGTGGGCGGGTTCGGCCACCGCCGGTCTCGCGCTGGTCTTCCTGGTGTGGACCCAGAGCGAGGGCGGCAACGTGCGCAGCCTGGCGGCGCTCGCCGTCGCCGTGGTCGCGCTGCTCGGCGCCCTCGCGGCGAACCAGCGAGCGCGCGAGGGCTGGGCGTTCACCCTGTCCGGCGTGACGGTCGCCGCGGCCGTCGCGATGCTCTTCCTCACGCTGTACCCGGACGTCATGCCCTCCAGCCTGGACACGGCCTGGAACCTGACCGTCTCCAACGCCTCCTCCTCGGCGTACACGCTGAAGGTCATGACCTGGGTCGCCGCGATCATGACACCGCTCGTGCTGCTGTACCAGGGCTGGACGTACTGGGTGTTCCGCAAGCGCATCGGCGTCGAGCACATCCCCGCCTGA
- a CDS encoding cytochrome ubiquinol oxidase subunit I → MELALAQETVARWQFGITTVYHFLFVPITISLAFLIAGLQTAWVRTGKDKYFKATRFWGKLFLINIAMGVATGIVQEFQFGMNWSDYSKFVGDVFGAPLAMEALLAFFFESTFIGLWIFGWDKLPRKIHLACIWLVAVGTFLSAYFILAANAWMQHPVGYEINEATGRAQLNDIAAVLFQKTTLTVVFHTLTACFLTGGAFMIGIAAYQLRRASKAKAADRTPGRIAAMRTSLRLGLVTVVIAGLGTAVSGDALAKVMYEQQPMKMAAAEALWESEDSAPFSLFAYGDVSEGRNTVEIEIPGLLSYLAKGDLDSVVPGISSVEALEQAEYGDLAPDYKPSIPTTYWSFRLMIGFGMTSFAIGLAGLWLTRKKRWLAAEKQRGEDEVPLLMLTPTRELGPAAGRWAWQLPLLTAGFPLVANSFGWIFTEMGRQPWTVYGLMTTADAVSPGVTVAEQITSLSVFTALYAVLAVVEVKLLVKYVKAGVVDEQPPPEVPSLRGPAAGEDTDRPMTFAY, encoded by the coding sequence GTGGAGCTGGCGCTGGCTCAAGAGACCGTGGCGCGATGGCAGTTCGGCATCACGACCGTCTACCACTTCCTGTTCGTCCCGATCACCATCAGCCTGGCCTTCCTGATCGCCGGACTGCAGACCGCCTGGGTGCGCACCGGGAAGGACAAGTACTTCAAGGCCACCCGGTTCTGGGGCAAGCTCTTCCTGATCAACATCGCGATGGGTGTGGCCACCGGCATCGTGCAGGAGTTCCAGTTCGGCATGAACTGGTCCGACTACTCGAAGTTCGTCGGTGACGTCTTCGGCGCTCCGCTGGCCATGGAGGCGCTGCTCGCCTTCTTCTTCGAGTCCACCTTCATCGGTCTGTGGATCTTCGGCTGGGACAAGCTGCCCCGGAAGATCCACCTGGCCTGTATCTGGCTGGTCGCGGTGGGCACGTTCCTGTCGGCGTACTTCATCCTGGCCGCCAACGCCTGGATGCAGCACCCGGTGGGGTACGAGATCAACGAGGCCACCGGGCGCGCCCAGCTCAACGACATAGCGGCGGTGCTGTTCCAGAAGACCACCCTGACCGTCGTCTTCCACACGCTCACCGCCTGCTTCCTCACCGGCGGAGCCTTCATGATCGGTATCGCCGCTTATCAGCTGCGCCGCGCGTCGAAGGCCAAGGCCGCGGACCGTACGCCGGGTCGGATCGCCGCGATGCGCACCTCGCTGCGGCTCGGCCTCGTCACCGTCGTCATCGCGGGCCTCGGCACGGCGGTCAGCGGCGACGCACTCGCCAAGGTGATGTACGAGCAGCAGCCGATGAAGATGGCCGCCGCAGAAGCCCTGTGGGAGAGCGAGGACTCCGCGCCGTTCTCGCTGTTCGCGTACGGCGACGTCTCCGAGGGCCGCAACACCGTGGAGATCGAGATCCCGGGCCTGCTCTCCTATCTGGCCAAGGGCGACCTCGACTCCGTCGTCCCCGGCATCAGCTCCGTCGAGGCGCTGGAGCAGGCCGAGTACGGCGATCTGGCCCCGGACTACAAGCCGTCCATCCCCACCACCTACTGGTCGTTCCGCCTGATGATCGGTTTCGGCATGACGTCCTTCGCGATCGGCCTCGCCGGACTCTGGCTGACCCGGAAGAAGCGGTGGCTGGCGGCGGAGAAGCAGCGCGGCGAGGACGAGGTGCCGCTGCTGATGCTCACCCCCACCCGTGAACTGGGTCCGGCCGCGGGCCGCTGGGCCTGGCAGCTGCCGCTCCTCACCGCCGGCTTCCCGCTCGTCGCCAACTCCTTCGGCTGGATCTTCACCGAGATGGGCCGTCAGCCCTGGACCGTCTACGGGCTCATGACCACCGCCGACGCCGTCTCGCCCGGGGTGACCGTGGCCGAGCAGATCACCTCGCTGAGCGTGTTCACCGCCCTGTACGCGGTGCTGGCCGTCGTCGAGGTGAAGCTGCTCGTCAAGTACGTCAAGGCCGGAGTCGTCGACGAGCAGCCACCGCCGGAAGTCCCCTCGCTGCGCGGCCCCGCCGCCGGTGAGGACACCGACCGCCCGATGACCTTCGCCTACTGA